In one Thermosipho ferrireducens genomic region, the following are encoded:
- a CDS encoding HEAT repeat domain-containing protein: MDRESLIKRIVEEKGDKAIPELVKLLKEGDSEVRDIVSEALFKLGNKAREYLLKEFHEGLKAQKKDDVYLLYVVDLLGDFGERSIVPYLYKLLSFYSFEEAELIIYEALAKLGEGDKVYDILRFFLLEDTERAKFGAQAAIALSYIDRPEIVKDLVQAIESGIFKGEELAILKQALSFVVMKNPMYREILLTLVGDNIEKYLY; encoded by the coding sequence ATGGATAGAGAATCTTTAATAAAAAGAATTGTAGAAGAAAAGGGAGATAAAGCAATTCCTGAACTGGTAAAATTACTTAAAGAAGGTGATTCTGAAGTTAGAGATATAGTTTCTGAAGCTCTATTTAAGCTGGGTAATAAAGCCAGAGAGTACCTGTTAAAAGAATTTCATGAAGGGTTAAAAGCTCAAAAAAAAGATGATGTTTATTTGCTTTACGTGGTGGATTTGTTAGGGGATTTTGGAGAGAGATCAATTGTTCCATATCTTTATAAATTACTTTCTTTTTATAGTTTTGAAGAAGCAGAGCTTATAATATATGAGGCACTTGCAAAACTTGGTGAAGGTGACAAAGTTTATGATATATTAAGGTTTTTTCTTCTGGAAGATACCGAGAGAGCTAAATTTGGAGCGCAGGCAGCAATTGCTCTTTCTTACATAGATCGACCAGAAATTGTTAAAGATCTTGTACAGGCTATAGAAAGTGGAATATTCAAAGGAGAAGAACTTGCAATACTGAAACAGGCCTTGTCTTTTGTTGTAATGAAAAATCCTATGTATCGAGAAATTCTCCTGACACTTGTTGGGGATAACATAGAAAAATATCTATATTAG
- a CDS encoding polyprenyl synthetase family protein — protein MFLKSFQEKFKDKIDQKIQKIMDDGINEAYFEELKEILEYLKSFVLRPGKRIRPLLVILGYYGYSDKNLEEDVILTVAAGIEIMHAFLLIHDDIMDRALERRGAPAMHILLQKRFENLVNNDRIGEDLAIVLGDIAMFYVIKSLASLDIPDKNIFMKRFSDCYIKTAYGQILDSLYTLRNNISEKDVGIFEQIAKYKTAYYTFFYPLVIGLILSGKYTEEEEKKLEKAIIPAGIAFQIRDDIISSFDENSGKSSDTDFLEGKFTSLIELAIKKVDRSFFEILSKPQKSYEDVTLLKEKIIYSGAIQKAKEVISYLCGVSLENLKYINMKHEYREILEELVSAIQR, from the coding sequence ATGTTCCTTAAAAGTTTTCAGGAGAAGTTTAAAGATAAGATTGATCAAAAAATTCAAAAAATTATGGATGATGGTATAAATGAAGCTTATTTTGAAGAACTTAAAGAAATTCTGGAATATTTAAAAAGCTTCGTATTGAGGCCTGGTAAAAGAATAAGACCTTTACTTGTAATATTGGGTTATTATGGATATTCTGACAAAAATTTAGAAGAAGATGTAATTTTAACTGTGGCAGCTGGTATTGAGATCATGCACGCTTTCTTGCTAATTCATGACGATATCATGGATAGAGCTCTGGAAAGACGTGGAGCGCCAGCGATGCATATTTTACTTCAGAAAAGATTTGAAAATCTGGTTAATAATGATCGAATAGGTGAAGATTTAGCTATAGTTTTAGGAGATATTGCAATGTTTTATGTTATAAAATCTCTGGCCTCGCTTGATATTCCGGACAAAAATATATTTATGAAAAGGTTTTCAGATTGTTATATAAAAACTGCTTATGGGCAGATATTGGATTCTTTGTATACGCTTCGTAATAACATCTCTGAAAAGGACGTTGGGATCTTCGAACAAATTGCAAAATATAAAACGGCTTATTATACCTTTTTTTACCCGTTAGTTATCGGTTTAATTTTGAGTGGAAAGTATACAGAAGAAGAAGAAAAAAAATTAGAAAAAGCGATTATTCCAGCGGGAATAGCTTTTCAAATACGGGATGACATTATAAGTAGCTTTGATGAAAACTCGGGGAAATCGTCTGATACGGATTTTTTAGAGGGGAAATTCACCTCACTCATTGAACTTGCTATAAAAAAAGTTGATAGAAGTTTTTTTGAAATTTTGTCCAAACCTCAAAAATCCTATGAAGATGTAACTTTGTTGAAAGAAAAAATTATTTACAGTGGGGCAATTCAAAAAGCAAAAGAAGTTATCAGTTATTTGTGTGGCGTATCACTTGAAAATTTAAAATATATAAACATGAAACATGAATATAGAGAAATTCTTGAAGAACTTGTTTCTGCCATTCAGAGGTGA
- a CDS encoding metal-dependent hydrolase translates to MPNFHTHIRFGIFSYPIILVIYEFVIRIGRFDSPSSQVIAIGFLIYILSSDMPDIDHNHSFLHKFIKLLLMGTAAYLEFVNSFFINIFKISHLYVSYFSIRFFISFTFALCVGALYEIVTPRHRGPLHTVLAGLIYGTIVATGYWWSYKNIPDTVFIGTVSITGYISHLVLDSLFMERNGELKVRKRGD, encoded by the coding sequence ATGCCAAATTTTCATACACATATACGATTTGGAATATTTTCTTATCCAATAATTCTTGTTATATATGAATTTGTTATAAGAATCGGCAGATTTGATTCTCCATCTTCCCAGGTTATTGCAATAGGTTTTTTAATATACATTTTGTCTTCGGATATGCCTGACATTGACCATAATCATTCATTTTTACATAAATTTATAAAATTACTTTTAATGGGGACAGCGGCGTATCTGGAGTTTGTTAACTCTTTTTTTATAAATATTTTTAAAATTTCTCATCTTTACGTTAGTTATTTTTCTATTCGTTTTTTTATTTCATTTACTTTTGCCTTATGTGTAGGAGCTCTTTATGAGATTGTGACACCTCGTCATAGGGGGCCATTACATACAGTACTTGCAGGACTAATTTATGGAACTATAGTGGCTACGGGTTATTGGTGGAGCTATAAAAATATTCCTGATACAGTATTTATTGGTACCGTTTCTATAACAGGCTATATTTCACATCTTGTACTTGATTCTTTATTTATGGAGAGAAATGGTGAATTAAAGGTTAGAAAAAGGGGAGATTAA
- the udk gene encoding uridine kinase, translating to MFVIGIGGGTGSGKTTVARKINEVLGKENCEILPMDNYYKDMGHVPFEERKKYNYDHPDMIEHTLLIAHLKKLLKGERIKLPEYDFALYTRTGKYIELESKPVLIVEGIFALYYEELRRYYDLSIFVDAENDVRFIRRLERDIKERGRTMESVIDQYLSLVKPMHDAYVEPTKKYADLIIPRGGFNEKAVNVVVEFIFKKVMKK from the coding sequence GTGTTTGTAATAGGAATAGGTGGCGGAACCGGTTCAGGAAAAACTACTGTGGCGCGAAAAATTAATGAAGTGCTGGGGAAAGAGAATTGTGAAATTTTACCAATGGATAACTATTATAAAGATATGGGCCATGTTCCATTTGAGGAAAGGAAAAAATATAATTATGATCATCCAGATATGATAGAACATACTTTGTTGATTGCTCATTTGAAAAAATTGCTTAAAGGCGAAAGAATAAAACTTCCTGAATATGACTTTGCTCTTTATACGAGAACTGGAAAATATATTGAACTTGAATCCAAACCTGTGCTTATAGTGGAAGGGATATTTGCACTTTACTATGAAGAGCTCAGGAGATATTATGATCTCAGTATATTTGTGGATGCAGAGAATGATGTGAGATTTATTAGACGTCTGGAAAGGGATATTAAAGAGAGAGGCAGAACTATGGAATCTGTAATTGATCAATATCTCAGCTTAGTAAAACCAATGCATGATGCATATGTGGAACCTACTAAAAAATACGCGGATTTAATAATACCAAGAGGAGGATTTAATGAAAAAGCGGTAAATGTTGTAGTTGAATTTATTTTTAAGAAAGTGATGAAGAAGTAA
- a CDS encoding HD domain-containing protein produces the protein MYYKVARDPVYSEIFMYPLEILAADTNALQRLRYLSQLVGAEYVYPGATHTRFSHSLGTMHIAGMYAEHLYDQIEKVRILRLAGLLHDIGHGPFSHQFDDVVYKRMQLDEGHDEYRKRILLEYMPGAMEKIYNRSHKKLQKAVLEDIENTLGKCSDDIKKDFKMVMESIVEVFEGEEKGTVDFGLIQGPLGADRLDFVLRDSYYAGTRGFGTGALDRLIRNSSIYKSENKELLTYNIKVIDEIYTILFGRFMMYKNVYFHKTSRAADLMIQELLDFSYRPLNLPNRVKNLETFMELTDQRIINEIEVMFENIVREYTVDSFEITKEKILNYEIDLQAIELDVVMAYEIIQKLKSRELWKTILEAPFSVEGIDPSVASQGLAMDILQKIRLRLEKAVEIAEEEDKEELSMVLSNFDEIFRVDTPYKLTLVHPEEFLKSNIYIYDSWKNKILSFDEYVRQYPAYDFMSSNLIQIVRVYVTKDIRDLLEKYNIVPKLKTELTTRW, from the coding sequence ATGTATTATAAAGTTGCACGTGATCCTGTATACTCCGAAATATTCATGTACCCGTTGGAAATTCTTGCAGCTGATACTAACGCTTTGCAAAGATTAAGGTATCTTTCCCAGCTTGTTGGTGCTGAATATGTTTATCCTGGAGCTACACATACTCGATTTTCACATTCTCTGGGAACGATGCATATAGCCGGGATGTATGCTGAACACCTTTATGATCAAATTGAAAAAGTTCGAATTTTAAGACTTGCAGGGTTATTGCATGATATTGGTCATGGTCCTTTTAGCCATCAATTTGACGACGTGGTTTATAAAAGAATGCAGCTTGATGAGGGACATGATGAATATAGAAAAAGGATACTCCTGGAATATATGCCAGGTGCTATGGAAAAAATTTATAATCGTTCTCATAAGAAACTTCAAAAGGCTGTTCTTGAAGATATTGAAAATACTCTTGGAAAATGTTCAGATGATATAAAAAAGGATTTTAAAATGGTTATGGAATCTATAGTAGAGGTATTTGAAGGGGAAGAAAAGGGCACTGTGGATTTTGGGTTAATTCAAGGACCACTTGGAGCAGACAGATTAGACTTTGTCCTCCGTGATTCTTATTATGCAGGAACCAGAGGCTTTGGTACAGGTGCATTGGATAGGTTGATAAGAAATTCTTCCATATATAAATCGGAGAACAAAGAACTATTAACATACAACATAAAAGTAATAGATGAAATATACACTATCCTTTTTGGAAGGTTTATGATGTATAAAAATGTTTATTTTCATAAAACATCCAGAGCTGCTGATTTGATGATACAGGAACTTCTTGATTTTTCTTATAGACCCCTTAACCTTCCAAACCGGGTGAAAAATCTTGAAACTTTTATGGAATTAACTGATCAAAGGATAATTAATGAAATAGAAGTGATGTTTGAGAACATAGTTAGGGAATATACAGTGGATTCTTTTGAGATTACTAAAGAGAAAATATTGAACTATGAAATAGATTTGCAGGCAATAGAGTTGGATGTTGTTATGGCGTATGAAATTATCCAGAAATTAAAATCCAGAGAACTCTGGAAAACGATTCTTGAGGCGCCGTTTTCCGTTGAAGGAATAGATCCTTCAGTTGCAAGTCAGGGACTTGCAATGGATATTCTTCAGAAAATAAGGTTGAGACTTGAGAAGGCAGTGGAAATCGCAGAAGAAGAGGATAAAGAGGAATTGTCCATGGTTTTATCAAATTTTGATGAGATATTCAGAGTGGATACTCCGTATAAATTGACATTGGTACATCCGGAGGAATTTTTGAAGAGTAACATCTATATATATGATTCATGGAAAAACAAAATTCTAAGTTTTGATGAGTATGTAAGGCAATACCCTGCATATGATTTTATGAGTAGTAATTTAATTCAAATAGTAAGAGTCTATGTAACAAAAGATATAAGGGATTTGCTTGAAAAATATAATATAGTTCCAAAACTAAAGACTGAATTGACCACCAGATGGTAG
- a CDS encoding type III pantothenate kinase, with protein MVLLFDVGNTHTTLAVTEEGKNFSTWRISTKSIQTEDELYAYVKSLIKVDAHIERLVISSVVPQINHVFEFFSKKYLKSEAIFVDARRFPHLTWNVKFPEEIGADRVANVIASWKDYGKDCIIVDFGTATTIEILRDGVYEGGSIIPGFYMMINALFKGTAKLPMIEIKPFSSFVGKDTESNIKIGVINTVLGGIRYAIDEIKKELNFPESTYIILTGGQALLVENFFRKHYKLQYIFDQDLTLRGIYYFYESVINKSMD; from the coding sequence ATGGTTTTACTATTTGATGTGGGAAACACACATACTACTTTAGCGGTTACAGAGGAAGGGAAAAATTTTTCAACCTGGCGGATTTCTACGAAATCTATACAAACGGAAGATGAACTCTATGCTTATGTAAAATCTCTTATCAAAGTTGATGCGCACATTGAAAGATTAGTGATATCATCTGTTGTTCCACAAATAAATCATGTTTTTGAATTTTTTTCAAAAAAATATTTAAAGAGTGAAGCTATTTTTGTTGATGCAAGGAGATTTCCACATCTAACGTGGAACGTTAAATTTCCAGAAGAGATAGGTGCAGATAGAGTAGCAAATGTGATTGCGAGCTGGAAAGACTATGGAAAAGACTGTATTATAGTGGACTTTGGGACGGCAACTACAATAGAAATACTTCGCGATGGTGTTTATGAAGGTGGTTCTATAATCCCTGGGTTTTATATGATGATTAACGCTCTTTTTAAAGGGACTGCTAAACTTCCTATGATAGAGATAAAGCCGTTTAGTTCATTTGTAGGAAAAGATACAGAAAGCAACATAAAAATTGGAGTTATAAATACTGTTTTAGGTGGCATAAGGTATGCGATAGATGAAATAAAAAAGGAGTTAAATTTTCCAGAAAGCACTTATATAATTTTAACTGGTGGACAGGCTTTGCTTGTTGAAAACTTTTTTAGAAAACATTACAAGTTACAATACATTTTCGATCAGGATTTGACACTTAGGGGGATATACTATTTTTATGAAAGCGTTATTAATAAATCCATGGATTGA
- a CDS encoding B12-binding domain-containing radical SAM protein, whose translation MKALLINPWIEDFAAYDFWLKPLGLLYVGSYLKKLGFEVFLIDLMNRHDKRLHDYVQVPKDKFYKTGKFPYTKIEKPSVLSFVPRTYKRYGAPKEYFYDKLREIGKVDIVFVTSTLTYWYPGYWETIKTIKQVLGRKVPIVFGGFYVRNLPYHAKKSGAYIFSSSELNLLPKVLSNLLDVDLSVEVFDWFEELEPAYDLYENVGYLVLTTTLGCTFRCTYCIAHRIWNKIKFREIFRTVETIEKYVNYFDVKDVVFFDDAILVNSHKHFKPLLKELIKKDLKVNYHLPNGIHARLLDKETAELLKEAGFKTIKLGYETSGDLQIKTGGKVVDRDLIKAARLLRDVGFTEREVSAYIMINIPDQKEEEVVQAMKICREEGIGFSLNEYTPIVGTDDWIELVNKGALRGNEDPVLLNNTVLPFWWKYGMDEKKIQFLKQKARELKS comes from the coding sequence ATGAAAGCGTTATTAATAAATCCATGGATTGAAGATTTCGCAGCTTACGATTTCTGGTTGAAACCGTTAGGTTTGCTTTATGTTGGTTCATATTTAAAAAAATTAGGTTTTGAAGTATTTTTAATTGATCTTATGAACCGGCATGATAAAAGATTACATGATTATGTCCAGGTTCCAAAAGACAAATTTTATAAAACAGGAAAATTTCCTTATACAAAAATCGAAAAGCCATCTGTATTATCATTTGTTCCACGAACATATAAAAGGTATGGTGCACCCAAGGAGTATTTTTATGATAAACTTAGAGAAATAGGAAAAGTTGATATAGTTTTTGTTACTTCTACATTAACTTATTGGTATCCGGGATACTGGGAAACTATAAAAACAATTAAACAGGTTTTGGGTAGAAAAGTACCTATTGTTTTTGGAGGGTTTTACGTTAGAAATTTACCGTACCACGCTAAAAAATCAGGAGCCTACATTTTTTCCAGCAGCGAATTAAATTTGCTTCCGAAAGTTTTAAGTAATTTGTTGGACGTGGATCTTTCAGTTGAGGTGTTTGATTGGTTTGAAGAGCTGGAACCAGCGTATGACCTGTATGAAAATGTAGGATATCTTGTTCTTACTACTACACTTGGTTGTACTTTTAGATGTACTTATTGTATAGCCCATAGAATCTGGAATAAAATCAAATTTAGAGAGATATTTCGCACTGTTGAAACAATAGAAAAATATGTAAATTATTTCGATGTAAAAGATGTGGTTTTTTTTGATGATGCGATACTTGTAAATTCGCATAAACATTTTAAACCGTTGTTAAAAGAACTTATAAAAAAAGATTTGAAAGTGAATTATCATCTTCCAAATGGTATACATGCCAGACTTTTGGATAAAGAAACTGCGGAACTTTTAAAAGAAGCGGGATTTAAAACTATAAAACTGGGATATGAAACTTCTGGAGATTTGCAAATTAAGACAGGTGGTAAAGTTGTTGATAGGGATTTAATAAAAGCGGCCAGGTTGTTAAGAGATGTCGGTTTCACAGAAAGAGAAGTATCTGCGTATATAATGATTAATATCCCGGATCAGAAAGAAGAAGAAGTTGTTCAGGCAATGAAAATTTGCAGGGAAGAAGGGATAGGGTTTTCTCTAAATGAATATACGCCAATCGTTGGAACAGATGATTGGATAGAGCTGGTAAACAAAGGAGCACTCAGGGGGAATGAAGATCCTGTTTTGTTGAATAACACGGTTTTACCATTTTGGTGGAAGTATGGAATGGATGAAAAAAAGATACAGTTTTTAAAACAAAAAGCAAGAGAGTTAAAAAGTTAA